In a single window of the Leptospira sanjuanensis genome:
- a CDS encoding response regulator — MNPKILVADDDDRIRKMIRISLNASHYDVVESATIQETILKAANEAPDVILLDLQFPDGNGITALKEIRTWSETPVIVLSVLSSDSEKISLLDEGADDYITKPFSMGELLARIRVALRNKTQEPGSPIFISGNLYVDLANRIVQVSQNTIHLTPIEYSFLSFLIQHAGKVLTQEQIIRHVWGPFAKNESGPLRVHVASLRKKIEADPSNPELLLTEPGVGYRLSVNP; from the coding sequence ATGAATCCGAAAATTCTAGTTGCGGACGACGACGATCGAATCCGTAAAATGATCCGGATCAGTCTGAACGCTTCGCATTATGATGTCGTCGAATCCGCGACGATTCAAGAAACGATTCTCAAAGCGGCAAACGAAGCTCCTGACGTGATCCTTCTCGACCTTCAGTTCCCGGACGGAAACGGAATCACCGCACTCAAAGAGATCAGAACCTGGAGCGAAACGCCCGTGATCGTGTTGTCCGTTCTTTCGTCGGATTCGGAAAAGATTTCCCTGCTCGACGAGGGTGCGGACGACTATATTACAAAACCGTTTAGTATGGGAGAATTGCTCGCGAGGATTCGAGTCGCGCTCCGAAACAAAACGCAGGAACCGGGTTCTCCGATTTTTATTTCGGGAAATTTATACGTGGATCTTGCGAATCGAATCGTCCAAGTTTCGCAGAACACGATCCATCTTACTCCGATCGAATATTCGTTTTTATCGTTTTTGATCCAACACGCGGGAAAAGTTCTGACCCAAGAGCAGATCATCCGTCACGTTTGGGGACCGTTTGCTAAGAATGAATCGGGACCGCTTCGTGTTCACGTCGCGAGTTTACGGAAAAAAATCGAAGCCGATCCGTCCAATCCGGAACTTCTTCTGACGGAACCGGGCGTAGGTTATAGACTTTCGGTAAATCCTTGA
- a CDS encoding sensor histidine kinase — MSDWSETPRLDPDEILRKIHAEERKSISGKLKVFFGMVAGVGKTYAMLNAARSLKKEGVDVVVGYIETHGRKETEELLEGLEILPRKKIEHRGIVFEEMDIDSILKRKPEVVLVDEFAHTNIPGSRHVKRYQDVIEILNHSINVFTTLNVQHLESQVEAVEKTTTVKIRETIPDSVLEIADEIVLIDLSPDDLRKRLQEGKVYVPEKANVAGDHFFKKENLSFLRETALNYTARHVNTSPESTRFRERILVAISASPNSYSILRYAKRLAYERNGELFALYNQTRENLSKESLNQLEKNLSFARELGSEILHSADEDPVDAILRIAEQKNITRVVLGKPPMSWWKKWNSPASKLARTTANFELCLVPYDHTSFSGEESLFNRFLRTSSGGKQYVASLALIFLATCLSLFLEPITGYWTISFLYLFFVSGIGAFFSKGPTILAGLLSGLFWDYLFIPPKYTFFIEKLEDVLMFGSFLFISIIIGNVTSRLRQKEKVLVNRELRLTTLYELSKDLGHARDIRQISEIGAEYLKRVFQTQVTIFLENQGNVDSNSSRAGNFFPDAKETAVANWVYKNRISAGKFTDTLSLSIGTYFPMIAPGKVIGVLGIILPSKLNLDQENLLLTMGNQIALALERELLSEETRTRYLANQSERLYTIIFNSLSHELKTPLSTIRGAVTALLEPEIDSSSEARKELLNEINESSMILNLLLGNLLDMSRYESGFLKLRMDWHDPTDLVHVVVRRLRQTVKNSRCVIHLPENPIPIWMDFTLMEQALFNIVFNAVQISPPGSPVSIRLISEKEKTIYLVEDEGPGIPEEELEKIFEKFYRSKNQSHVGSGLGLSISKSIVETHGGTLIAENRTEGGARFCIEIPVKPA; from the coding sequence ATGAGCGATTGGTCGGAAACGCCTCGACTGGACCCGGACGAAATTCTTCGTAAAATCCACGCGGAAGAACGAAAGTCCATTTCCGGAAAACTAAAGGTATTTTTCGGGATGGTCGCAGGCGTGGGAAAAACCTACGCTATGTTAAATGCCGCTCGTTCTTTGAAAAAAGAAGGAGTGGACGTCGTGGTCGGATATATCGAAACGCACGGACGTAAAGAAACGGAAGAACTTCTGGAAGGATTGGAAATTCTTCCGCGAAAAAAAATCGAACACAGAGGAATCGTTTTCGAAGAGATGGATATCGACTCCATTCTCAAACGAAAACCCGAAGTGGTTTTGGTAGACGAATTCGCACATACGAATATTCCCGGAAGCAGGCACGTCAAACGATATCAGGACGTCATCGAAATCCTGAATCATAGCATCAACGTATTCACGACTTTGAATGTTCAGCATTTGGAAAGTCAGGTGGAAGCGGTCGAAAAAACAACTACGGTAAAAATCAGGGAAACGATTCCGGATTCCGTTTTAGAGATCGCCGATGAAATCGTATTGATCGATCTTTCGCCGGACGATCTGAGAAAACGTCTTCAAGAGGGAAAGGTTTACGTTCCCGAAAAAGCGAACGTGGCGGGAGATCATTTTTTTAAAAAGGAGAACCTCTCCTTTCTCCGCGAGACGGCTCTCAATTATACGGCGAGACACGTTAACACTTCCCCCGAATCCACGCGGTTTCGGGAAAGAATTCTCGTCGCGATCAGCGCAAGTCCGAATTCCTATTCGATCTTACGTTATGCGAAACGTCTCGCATACGAAAGAAACGGTGAATTGTTCGCGCTCTACAATCAAACGAGGGAAAATCTTTCCAAAGAAAGTTTAAACCAGCTCGAAAAGAATCTGAGTTTTGCAAGGGAACTCGGTTCCGAAATTCTTCATTCCGCTGACGAGGACCCCGTGGACGCAATCCTAAGAATCGCGGAACAAAAAAACATCACGCGCGTAGTTTTGGGAAAACCTCCGATGTCTTGGTGGAAGAAATGGAATTCTCCAGCGTCGAAACTGGCGCGAACCACGGCGAACTTCGAGTTGTGTCTTGTTCCTTACGACCACACTTCCTTTTCGGGAGAAGAATCCTTATTCAATCGTTTTCTCAGAACGTCTTCCGGCGGAAAACAATACGTAGCTTCTTTGGCGCTCATCTTTCTGGCCACTTGTCTCAGTCTTTTTTTGGAACCGATTACCGGTTATTGGACCATTTCTTTTTTATATCTCTTTTTCGTTTCGGGTATAGGAGCTTTCTTTTCCAAGGGCCCCACGATTCTCGCGGGTTTGTTATCGGGACTCTTTTGGGATTATCTTTTTATTCCGCCTAAATACACTTTCTTTATAGAAAAACTCGAAGACGTGTTGATGTTCGGTTCTTTCCTTTTTATTTCGATCATCATCGGCAACGTCACTTCGCGTTTGAGACAAAAGGAGAAGGTGCTCGTAAACCGAGAACTTCGCTTAACAACTTTGTATGAACTTTCCAAAGATCTAGGACACGCAAGAGACATACGGCAGATTTCCGAAATCGGAGCGGAATATCTGAAACGGGTTTTTCAAACTCAAGTGACGATCTTTTTGGAAAATCAGGGAAACGTCGATTCCAACTCTTCACGCGCTGGAAATTTTTTTCCGGATGCGAAAGAAACGGCGGTCGCAAACTGGGTTTATAAGAACAGGATTTCGGCCGGAAAATTCACGGACACGCTTTCCCTTTCCATAGGGACGTATTTTCCTATGATAGCGCCGGGTAAAGTAATCGGTGTGTTGGGAATCATTCTTCCTTCAAAACTCAATCTGGACCAGGAAAATCTTTTGCTTACGATGGGAAATCAGATCGCGCTCGCCTTGGAACGGGAATTGTTATCCGAAGAAACGCGGACCCGCTATCTCGCCAATCAATCCGAACGATTGTACACGATCATCTTCAATTCCCTTTCTCACGAATTGAAAACGCCCTTATCGACGATTCGGGGCGCGGTGACGGCGTTATTGGAACCGGAAATCGATTCCTCTTCGGAAGCGCGCAAAGAATTGTTAAACGAAATCAACGAAAGCAGCATGATTCTGAATCTACTGCTCGGAAATCTTTTGGACATGAGCCGATACGAATCGGGCTTTTTAAAATTGAGAATGGATTGGCACGATCCGACGGATCTCGTTCACGTAGTGGTTCGTAGACTCAGACAAACCGTAAAGAACAGTCGTTGTGTGATTCATCTTCCGGAAAATCCGATTCCGATCTGGATGGACTTTACTCTTATGGAGCAGGCTCTCTTCAATATCGTGTTCAACGCGGTTCAAATTTCTCCGCCCGGTTCTCCTGTTTCCATTCGTCTCATTTCCGAAAAGGAAAAAACGATCTATCTGGTGGAAGACGAAGGGCCGGGGATTCCCGAGGAAGAACTTGAAAAAATATTCGAGAAATTTTATAGAAGTAAGAATCAATCGCACGTGGGAAGCGGCCTCGGACTTTCCATCAGCAAGTCCATCGTCGAAACGCACGGAGGAACGTTGATCGCTGAAAATCGGACCGAGGGAGGTGCCAGATTTTGTATCGAGATTCCCGTAAAACCCGCCTAA
- the kdpC gene encoding potassium-transporting ATPase subunit KdpC codes for MLQTSLIALRTLLVLTFITGVFYPIVVTGFGEKLFPFNANGSLLYRDDKLVGSELIGQKFTKQEYYWSRPSAVDYETVSSGASNLSATSASLKKSVEERRASLLKEHPDQKVVPPDLLFSSGSGLDPHISPKAARFQTNRVANARKLNAQQLSRLNEILASSIEKPSLSYIGEERINVLRLNLKLDQEFGRIKE; via the coding sequence ATGTTACAGACGTCTCTCATCGCACTCAGAACTCTTCTGGTATTGACCTTTATCACCGGAGTATTTTATCCGATCGTCGTGACGGGTTTCGGCGAAAAACTATTTCCGTTTAACGCAAACGGAAGTCTCTTATATCGGGACGACAAACTCGTCGGTTCCGAACTGATCGGTCAAAAGTTTACGAAACAGGAATACTATTGGTCCCGTCCCTCCGCCGTAGATTACGAGACCGTTTCTTCGGGCGCCTCGAACCTAAGCGCGACGAGCGCGTCGCTCAAAAAAAGCGTCGAAGAACGCAGAGCATCGCTTCTTAAGGAGCACCCGGATCAAAAAGTAGTTCCGCCCGATCTGCTATTCTCATCCGGCTCCGGTCTGGATCCGCATATCAGTCCGAAAGCCGCGCGCTTTCAAACAAATCGCGTCGCCAACGCAAGAAAACTAAATGCGCAACAGCTCTCCCGATTGAACGAAATCCTTGCTTCTTCCATTGAGAAACCTTCCTTAAGTTACATCGGAGAAGAACGGATCAACGTGCTTCGATTGAACTTGAAATTGGATCAAGAGTTTGGAAGAATCAAAGAATGA